Proteins from one Vicia villosa cultivar HV-30 ecotype Madison, WI unplaced genomic scaffold, Vvil1.0 ctg.002260F_1_1, whole genome shotgun sequence genomic window:
- the LOC131638319 gene encoding uncharacterized protein LOC131638319, which yields MLGDTDRLSELRTSKDQILTDSGSEFSDHEEEENCSEQILYSVSFEELARNSIKYDTIIWLSISFLLVLAWGVGLLMLLYLPFRRYVLRKDFASRRLYVTQTEIVYKVSRPSFIPFWGTITIERRVPLSLVIDIIIEQGCAQSIYGVHTFRVESIAHGKAAPVDVLQLQGVSDPNLLRKVIITEASKISGDLSKSWKHIAPSIDVENIARMPATTEGLGVSKPPSTSHKVIGSPRSSSVKRRIGGGLLLNKLEEVSKSAKRLELLIEKSHGSLVAS from the exons ATGTTGGGTGACACTGATCGACTCTCAGAACTGAGAACATCAAAAGACCAAATACTCACAGACTCTGGGTCTGAATTCAGTGATCACGAAGAAGAGGAAAATTGTTCGGAACAGATACTTTACTCGGTTTCCTTTGAAGAACTTGCGCGCAACAGTATTAAATATGATACAATCATATGGCTTTCTATATCATTTCTGCTTGTATTAGCTTGGGGGGTTGGCCTTTTAATGTTGCTTTACCTTCCCTTTAGGAGATATGTACTTCGAAAGGATTTCGCTTCTCGCAGATTATATGTTACACAAACTGAAATAGTTTACAAG GTGTCAAGGCCTTCGTTTATACCGTTTTGGGGGACCATAACAATTGAGAGGCGCGTACCTCTTTCTTTGGTGATTGATATTATTATTGAACAAG GTTGTGCGCAGTCTATATATGGTGTCCACACTTTTCGAGTTGAAAGTATTGCTCATGGAAAGGCTGCTCCTGTAGATGTACTGCAGCTTCAGGGAGTTTCGGACCCCAATCTTTTGAGAAAG GTGATCATAACAGAAGCTTCTAAGATCTCAGGAGATTTAAGCAAAAGTTGGAAGCATATTGCTCCAAGCATAGACGTGGAAAACATTGCTCGTATGCCAGCGACAACGGAGGGACTGGGCGTTTCGAAACCACCATCTACAAGTCATAAG GTGATAGGCTCGCCGCGTTCTTCTTCAGTAAAGCGCAGAATAGGCGGAGGATTGCTTCTTAATAAACTAGAAGAAGTCAGTAAATCAGCAAAG agacTCGAGCTGCTTATCGAGAAGTCGCACGGTTCCCTCGTTGCTAGCTGA
- the LOC131638320 gene encoding NAD(P)H-quinone oxidoreductase subunit S, chloroplastic-like yields MVIFASLQGLHGSLLRSQFLGQDHHHLLVIKTSKRTHRNLTCQPQICAEFNILKMMGGRGLCNGEKGVEKELKRKIDKEETPSSSSSSSSSVLSSSNEKVQENSEKLASDTVEIPEDGFEKEMMGLTGGFPGGEKGLIKFIEENPPRKISQTFSVEERNQSLVEEPKTS; encoded by the coding sequence ATGGTTATTTTTGCTTCTCTTCAAGGCCTTCATGGTTCTCTTCTAAGATCCCAATTCCTAGGCCaagatcatcatcatcttcttgtcATAAAAACATCCAAAAGAACTCATAGAAACCTAACTTGTCAACCACAAATATGTGCTGAATTCAACATACTAAAAATGATGGGAGGAAGAGGACTATGCAATGGAGAAAAAGGAGTTGAAAAAGAGCTGAAGAGGAAAATTGATAAAGAGgaaacaccatcatcatcatcatcatcatcatcatcagtatTATCATCATCAAATGAAAAAGTGCAAGAAAACTCAGAAAAGTTGGCTAGTGATACTGTTGAAATTCCAGAAGATGGTTTTGAGAAGGAAATGATGGGGCTAACTGGAGGGTTTCCAGGTGGTGAAAAAGGTTTGATCAAGTTCATTGAGGAGAATCCACCTAGAAAAATTTCTCAAACTTTTAGTGTTGAAGAAAGAAATCAAAGTCTTGTTGAAGAACCCAAAACATCATAG
- the LOC131638317 gene encoding uncharacterized protein LOC131638317 produces MGGGAADHGNGGNGDFRYKVWSMTGGPHCRPKHWKRNTAIAMFGVFLVCIPIFKLSAKLEQRPHHPVRPIPSQMWCKNFGTKDYKEYE; encoded by the exons ATGGGAGGTGGTGCAGCAGATCACGGAAATGGCGGCAATGGAGATTTCAGATACAAGGTTTGGAGTATGACCGGTGGCCCTCACTGTCGCCCTAAACACTGGAAACGCAACACCGCCATCGCCATGTTCGGCGTCTTCCTTGTCTGTATCCCAATCTTCAAACTTTCCGCTAAACTCGAG CAACGACCACATCACCCGGTTCGCCCAATCCCTTCCCAAATGTGGTGCAAGAACTTCGGAACCAAAGACTACAAAGAATATGAATAA